Proteins encoded in a region of the Halosimplex halophilum genome:
- a CDS encoding protein-L-isoaspartate O-methyltransferase family protein has product MDPAVVRDDMVDSLEHESKGCLRSEALSVAMREVPREAFVAEDRGAYADRPFERLGTRVLAPSTVARLLEALDVREGDSVLVVGAGVGYTAAVVAELAGAERVHAIDITRRLVVEARENLAEAGYEGVLVDRRDGADGLPEYAPFDRILLEAAAVSPPAALVDQLAEGGRLVMPHGAGEQHLAVVEGGEVVERLGGVAFRPMLVEGEQADTVERNRTRREDREFARRNAEGRTGWEQEWIDWDDAVGR; this is encoded by the coding sequence ATGGATCCGGCGGTGGTGCGCGACGATATGGTCGACAGCCTGGAACACGAGAGCAAGGGCTGTCTCCGCAGCGAGGCCCTCTCCGTCGCGATGCGCGAGGTGCCCCGCGAGGCGTTCGTCGCGGAGGACCGCGGCGCCTACGCCGACCGACCGTTCGAGCGGCTGGGGACGCGCGTGCTCGCGCCGAGCACCGTCGCGCGGCTGCTCGAAGCGCTCGACGTCCGCGAGGGCGACTCGGTCCTCGTCGTCGGCGCGGGCGTCGGCTACACCGCCGCGGTCGTCGCGGAACTGGCCGGCGCCGAACGCGTCCACGCCATCGACATCACGCGCCGGCTGGTGGTCGAGGCCAGGGAGAACCTCGCCGAGGCGGGCTACGAGGGCGTGCTCGTCGACCGCCGCGACGGCGCCGACGGGCTCCCCGAGTACGCGCCGTTCGACCGCATCCTGCTGGAGGCGGCGGCGGTCAGCCCGCCCGCGGCGCTGGTCGACCAGCTCGCCGAAGGCGGCCGGCTGGTCATGCCCCACGGCGCCGGCGAGCAGCACCTCGCGGTCGTCGAGGGCGGCGAGGTGGTCGAGCGGCTCGGCGGCGTCGCCTTCCGGCCGATGCTCGTCGAGGGCGAGCAGGCCGACACGGTCGAGCGCAACCGCACTCGCCGCGAGGACCGCGAGTTCGCCCGCCGCAACGCCGAGGGCCGGACCGGCTGGGAACAGGAGTGGATCGACTGGGACGACGCGGTCGGGCGCTGA
- a CDS encoding DUF7382 domain-containing protein, translating into MEPRALGRDERAIEGLPIRLVIALVVGVASLSVMMNTLGGVQTLGVTELDVKPSPEVVDETSTEISVAVVEPQGGRVANATVVATGGTATLDSVATARTNANGTATLSLSPSLGPNQQEGTIQFDVKPPAGGQYADERGNTEVLVVADG; encoded by the coding sequence ATGGAGCCACGAGCGCTCGGGCGCGACGAACGCGCCATCGAGGGACTGCCCATCAGACTCGTCATCGCCCTGGTCGTCGGGGTCGCCAGCCTCAGCGTGATGATGAACACGCTCGGCGGCGTCCAGACGCTCGGGGTCACCGAACTCGACGTGAAGCCCTCGCCCGAAGTCGTCGACGAGACCAGCACCGAGATCAGCGTCGCGGTCGTCGAACCGCAGGGCGGCCGCGTCGCCAACGCGACCGTCGTCGCCACCGGCGGTACCGCGACGCTGGACTCGGTTGCGACCGCGCGGACGAACGCCAACGGCACCGCGACGCTGTCGCTGTCGCCGTCGCTCGGCCCGAACCAGCAGGAGGGGACGATACAGTTCGACGTGAAACCGCCCGCCGGCGGGCAGTACGCCGACGAGCGCGGGAACACGGAGGTACTGGTGGTCGCGGACGGATAG
- a CDS encoding universal stress protein, whose translation MTRYLLATASVHTTAAAADYLGDRLAADDEVVVLTVAEPDLDGRDAGDAANVARSRLLPATVEVLEREGEHASAQPPRNDEVGSADLVAEEIRTVLADRDADVLLLGPRRGDPEASGEGGDSTDHEAPGSTVRALLGDVAVPVVVVPVPALSGSA comes from the coding sequence GTGACCCGCTACCTGCTCGCGACCGCGTCGGTCCACACGACCGCCGCGGCCGCCGACTACCTCGGCGACCGGCTCGCCGCCGACGACGAGGTCGTCGTCCTGACCGTCGCCGAACCCGACCTCGACGGCCGTGACGCCGGCGACGCCGCCAACGTCGCCCGTTCTCGACTCTTGCCCGCGACGGTCGAGGTGCTCGAACGCGAGGGCGAACACGCGTCGGCGCAGCCGCCGCGGAACGACGAGGTCGGCAGCGCCGACCTCGTAGCCGAGGAGATCCGGACCGTCCTCGCCGACCGGGACGCGGACGTGCTCCTCCTCGGGCCGCGGCGGGGCGACCCGGAGGCCAGCGGCGAGGGCGGGGACTCGACCGACCACGAGGCGCCCGGCTCGACGGTCCGCGCGCTACTGGGGGACGTGGCCGTGCCGGTCGTGGTCGTGCCGGTACCGGCGCTGTCCGGGTCCGCCTGA
- a CDS encoding glycerophosphodiester phosphodiesterase, with translation MELVGHRGCPDHGPENTARAVAAAARHLPAVEVDLRRCGSGELVAAHDERVDGFTDGQGRVADLDLDGLRELRVGGSDEPVATFAEVLDAVPAAVTLQVELKEPGLWRDVRAALAADGRSNVRLSSFSAPALAEIARSEWDPETGLLFGESPTANLDLAALLDCANVHPHARLCLDPGGRALVERAHEAGFGVYAWGLEAAADERAGGGADSAADERERRGATVRALADRGVDGVTTDTWDLPRP, from the coding sequence ATGGAACTCGTCGGCCACCGCGGCTGTCCCGACCACGGCCCGGAGAACACCGCCCGGGCGGTCGCGGCGGCCGCCCGACACCTCCCCGCCGTCGAGGTCGACCTCCGGCGCTGCGGGTCGGGCGAGCTCGTCGCCGCCCACGACGAGCGCGTCGACGGCTTCACCGACGGCCAGGGCCGCGTCGCCGACCTCGACCTGGACGGGCTGCGCGAGCTACGCGTCGGCGGGTCCGACGAGCCCGTCGCCACCTTCGCCGAGGTCCTCGACGCCGTCCCCGCCGCGGTGACGCTGCAGGTCGAGCTCAAGGAGCCCGGGCTGTGGCGAGACGTGCGGGCGGCGCTGGCGGCGGACGGCCGCTCGAACGTCCGGCTCTCGTCGTTCTCGGCGCCGGCGCTGGCCGAGATCGCACGCTCCGAGTGGGACCCCGAGACGGGCCTGCTGTTCGGCGAATCGCCGACAGCGAACCTCGACCTGGCGGCGCTCCTGGACTGCGCGAACGTCCACCCGCACGCGCGACTGTGTCTCGATCCCGGCGGCCGCGCGCTCGTCGAGCGGGCCCACGAGGCCGGGTTCGGCGTCTACGCGTGGGGGCTCGAAGCGGCGGCCGACGAGCGTGCCGGCGGCGGAGCGGACTCTGCGGCCGACGAGCGCGAGCGGCGCGGGGCGACGGTCCGGGCGCTGGCCGACCGGGGCGTCGACGGCGTGACGACCGATACCTGGGACCTCCCGCGCCCGTAG
- a CDS encoding extracellular solute-binding protein, which translates to MSHDSSSGAESGAGPPSSRRRFVKAVGVAGAVGLAGCQDGAGPGGGNGTNGTGDGGDGGDGATVEMAMPSNVTDRAEDTRQALYDAGLSEDIEVTFLSTSEISGDVQAQYRSWLNAGRETPDIFRMDSGWTIPFIVRDQLVNLSERLSQEAQSTLDEYYFEAPLESARAPAQAVGGGATDTDTATGGGGGPRGELYGVPWQVGFPTIQYRKDLVTDAGFDPEGESWATEPMTWQRFSEVVAETHGNADVEYGFNWQGTDYVGLSCCTFNEFMSTWGGAYFGGRDTLFGPVGDRPITVNEEPVHQALRMVRTLIHGSDDEQALDGYQQISPNAVLEWTEGPSLSPFTNGNAVALRYWPSGIFEAATAFEESENLSPDDLGTMPIPYAVSEDESEYEGIGGTASALGGWHLTVNPNSANVDAAVQVIEATMQQSFRTFQFSELGYLTGDRRLFDPENVGDVDPWGPHLETLRVAGENAIPRPVTVVWPDQSSQIASRVNAVIAQQQEPESAMSALAESLRELEESV; encoded by the coding sequence ATGTCGCACGACTCATCGTCGGGAGCGGAGAGCGGGGCCGGGCCGCCGAGTTCGCGGCGGCGCTTCGTCAAGGCCGTCGGCGTGGCCGGCGCGGTCGGGCTCGCCGGCTGTCAGGACGGCGCGGGGCCCGGCGGGGGAAACGGGACGAACGGCACCGGCGACGGCGGGGACGGCGGGGACGGCGCGACCGTCGAGATGGCGATGCCGTCGAACGTCACCGACCGCGCGGAGGACACCCGCCAGGCGCTGTACGACGCCGGCCTCTCCGAGGACATCGAAGTGACCTTCCTCTCGACCTCGGAGATCTCCGGCGACGTGCAGGCCCAGTACCGTAGCTGGCTCAACGCCGGCCGCGAGACGCCCGACATCTTCCGGATGGACAGCGGGTGGACGATCCCGTTCATCGTCCGCGACCAGCTGGTCAACCTCAGCGAGCGGCTCTCCCAGGAGGCCCAGTCGACCCTCGACGAGTACTACTTCGAGGCGCCGCTGGAGAGCGCGCGCGCGCCGGCCCAGGCGGTCGGCGGCGGCGCGACCGACACCGACACCGCGACCGGCGGGGGCGGCGGCCCGCGGGGCGAACTGTACGGCGTCCCCTGGCAGGTCGGCTTCCCCACGATCCAGTACCGGAAGGACCTGGTGACCGACGCCGGCTTCGACCCCGAGGGCGAGAGCTGGGCGACCGAGCCGATGACCTGGCAGCGCTTCTCGGAGGTCGTCGCCGAGACCCACGGCAACGCCGACGTGGAGTACGGCTTCAACTGGCAGGGGACCGACTACGTCGGCCTCTCGTGCTGTACGTTCAACGAGTTCATGTCCACCTGGGGCGGCGCCTACTTCGGCGGCCGCGACACGCTGTTCGGCCCGGTCGGCGACCGTCCGATCACCGTCAACGAGGAGCCCGTCCACCAGGCGCTGCGGATGGTCCGGACGCTCATCCACGGCTCCGACGACGAGCAGGCGCTCGACGGCTACCAGCAGATCTCGCCCAACGCGGTCCTGGAGTGGACGGAGGGGCCGTCGCTGTCCCCGTTCACGAACGGCAACGCCGTCGCCCTGCGCTACTGGCCCAGCGGCATCTTCGAGGCGGCGACCGCCTTCGAGGAGTCCGAGAACCTCTCGCCCGACGACCTCGGGACGATGCCGATCCCCTACGCGGTCAGCGAGGACGAGTCCGAATACGAGGGCATCGGCGGCACCGCCTCGGCGCTGGGCGGGTGGCACCTCACGGTCAACCCCAACTCGGCGAACGTCGACGCCGCGGTCCAGGTGATCGAGGCGACGATGCAGCAGAGCTTCCGGACCTTCCAGTTCAGCGAGCTGGGCTATCTCACCGGCGACCGGCGGCTGTTCGACCCGGAGAACGTCGGCGACGTGGACCCGTGGGGCCCGCACCTGGAGACGCTCCGGGTGGCCGGCGAGAACGCCATCCCGCGGCCGGTGACGGTCGTCTGGCCGGACCAGTCGTCGCAGATCGCCAGCCGCGTCAACGCCGTGATCGCCCAGCAGCAGGAGCCCGAGTCCGCGATGTCCGCGCTCGCGGAGAGCCTCCGGGAACTCGAAGAGAGCGTCTAA
- a CDS encoding carbohydrate ABC transporter permease, with product MATSDDHSRGRLRSAAVAPANWTERLSEQGFAYVLLVPTLLLVSTMALWPLVSTFEMSLRADALFSAEYVGEFVGLENYVELLTGERNAVLGSPFVDFSQPLQSALTVTLVYVAIAVTLETIIGFGQALVLDQSFRGRRWVRVAILIPWAVPIAIQGLIFWLFFQPGIGVGTDLMQSLGVFSANPLINTTDTLIIVIVADVWKTSAFMALLILAGLQSVDRSLYDVAKVAGASKVQQFRYITFPLVLPALLVALLFRTIQSMRVYGIIETTGGCSTLPSLTCMVVSTFRAGRYATSAAVAFITAGIVALVALVYIVKFADLEVGA from the coding sequence ATGGCGACCAGCGACGACCACTCGCGGGGCCGCCTGCGGTCGGCGGCCGTCGCGCCGGCCAACTGGACCGAGCGGCTCTCCGAGCAGGGGTTCGCGTACGTCCTGCTGGTCCCGACGCTGCTGCTCGTCTCGACGATGGCGCTGTGGCCGCTGGTCAGCACCTTCGAGATGTCGCTGCGCGCCGACGCGCTGTTCTCGGCGGAGTACGTCGGCGAGTTCGTCGGCCTCGAGAACTACGTCGAGCTGCTGACCGGCGAGCGCAACGCCGTCCTCGGTAGCCCGTTCGTCGACTTCAGCCAGCCGCTCCAGAGCGCGCTGACGGTCACGCTCGTCTACGTCGCCATCGCCGTCACGCTGGAGACGATCATCGGCTTCGGCCAGGCGCTCGTGCTCGACCAGAGCTTCCGCGGTCGCCGGTGGGTCCGCGTGGCCATCCTCATCCCGTGGGCGGTCCCCATCGCCATCCAGGGGCTGATCTTCTGGCTGTTCTTCCAGCCGGGGATCGGGGTCGGGACCGACCTGATGCAGAGTCTGGGCGTGTTCTCGGCGAACCCGCTGATCAACACCACCGACACGCTGATCATCGTCATCGTCGCCGACGTGTGGAAGACCTCCGCGTTCATGGCGCTGCTCATCCTCGCCGGCCTCCAGAGCGTCGACCGCAGCCTCTACGACGTGGCGAAGGTCGCCGGCGCCTCGAAGGTCCAGCAGTTCCGCTACATCACCTTCCCGCTCGTCCTGCCGGCGCTGCTCGTCGCGCTCCTCTTTCGCACCATCCAGTCGATGCGCGTCTACGGCATCATCGAGACGACCGGCGGCTGCTCGACCCTGCCGTCGCTGACCTGTATGGTCGTCTCGACCTTCCGCGCGGGCCGGTACGCGACCTCCGCGGCCGTCGCGTTCATCACCGCCGGCATCGTCGCCCTGGTCGCGCTGGTGTACATCGTCAAGTTCGCCGACCTGGAGGTGGGCGCCTGA
- a CDS encoding carbohydrate ABC transporter permease, producing MASTTVEEGDGDDDGPIANRAQEAIRNPGDAYQFLFYVVTAFFLVTTLFPFYWLLVLALTPGDRMTDIGLLPNGFNPASFVEMFQRLPFHVYMFNSIVIALTTTVIVLLVASFAGYAFGRLEFRGKTALLLVLLAISYFPPAAFIIPLFQFFTGNVEILTLPAVGTISSPNWFNTPGAMVTPFSALFLPLSIFILTTFYSQIPDGLEDAARVEGATRIGALFRVIIPLSAPGVATAGVLTFIGVYNEFFISFLMTDGQAQNWAPIVWGVVNYQGQYQAFYNLMAAASIVGVLPVVILVVIAQERIVSGLTAGALKE from the coding sequence ATGGCCTCCACCACCGTCGAGGAGGGCGACGGCGACGACGACGGGCCGATCGCCAACCGGGCCCAGGAGGCGATCCGCAACCCCGGCGACGCCTACCAGTTCCTCTTCTACGTCGTCACCGCCTTCTTCCTCGTGACCACCCTCTTCCCGTTCTACTGGCTGCTGGTGCTGGCGCTGACGCCCGGCGACCGGATGACCGACATCGGCCTGCTCCCTAACGGGTTCAACCCCGCGTCGTTCGTCGAGATGTTCCAGCGGCTGCCCTTCCACGTCTACATGTTCAACAGCATCGTCATCGCGCTGACGACGACGGTCATCGTCCTGCTGGTCGCGAGCTTCGCCGGCTACGCCTTCGGCCGCCTGGAGTTCCGCGGCAAGACGGCGCTGCTGCTCGTCCTGCTCGCCATCTCGTATTTCCCGCCCGCGGCGTTCATCATCCCCCTGTTCCAGTTCTTCACGGGCAACGTCGAGATCCTCACGCTGCCCGCCGTCGGGACGATATCGAGCCCGAACTGGTTCAACACGCCCGGCGCGATGGTGACGCCGTTCAGCGCGCTCTTTCTCCCCCTGTCGATCTTCATCCTCACCACCTTCTACAGCCAGATCCCGGACGGGCTGGAGGACGCCGCCCGCGTCGAGGGCGCGACCCGCATCGGCGCGCTGTTCAGGGTTATCATCCCGCTGTCGGCGCCGGGCGTGGCGACGGCGGGCGTGCTGACGTTCATCGGCGTCTACAACGAGTTCTTCATCTCCTTTCTGATGACCGACGGCCAGGCCCAGAACTGGGCGCCCATCGTCTGGGGCGTCGTCAACTACCAGGGCCAGTACCAGGCGTTCTACAACCTGATGGCGGCCGCGAGTATCGTCGGCGTCCTCCCCGTGGTGATCCTCGTCGTGATCGCCCAGGAGCGCATCGTCAGCGGGCTGACTGCGGGCGCACTCAAGGAGTGA
- a CDS encoding ABC transporter ATP-binding protein, with amino-acid sequence MGEVKLEHVTKRYADVTAVDDMNLDIQDGEFVTLVGPSGCGKSTTLETIAGLTIPSEGTITIAGEDVTTRPPKDRDIAMVFQNIALFPHMDVHDNMSFGLRLRDFDSEEIDRRVARAAEILQIEELLDRMPDELSGGQRQRVAIGRAIVREPAVFLMDEPLANLDAKLRVHMRTELQRLHKELDTTIIYVTHDQAEAMTMSDRIAVMNEGHLQQIAPPLVCYDEPANLFVAGFIGSPGMNFVEGTVEAGEIRTEGFDVAFDPAEVPELVEGDDVTIGVRPEDVYPASEADELANPTRRIRARTDVLEPMGDQVFVYLVLRGEDAAGADTGTSGAASAHGADELLMSVEPDSDLDADEDIEVVLDRRKIHVFDTASGDAVCHDIVRSEAMGGGHPGAREET; translated from the coding sequence ATGGGAGAAGTCAAACTCGAACACGTCACGAAACGCTACGCGGACGTCACGGCGGTCGACGACATGAACCTCGACATTCAGGACGGCGAGTTCGTCACGCTCGTCGGCCCGTCGGGGTGTGGCAAGTCCACGACGCTGGAGACCATCGCCGGCCTCACCATCCCCAGCGAGGGGACCATCACTATCGCCGGCGAGGACGTGACCACCCGCCCGCCCAAAGACCGCGACATCGCGATGGTCTTCCAGAACATCGCGCTGTTCCCCCACATGGACGTCCACGACAACATGAGCTTCGGGCTCCGGCTGCGGGACTTCGACAGCGAGGAGATCGACCGCCGCGTCGCCCGCGCCGCCGAGATCCTCCAGATCGAGGAGCTACTCGACCGGATGCCCGACGAGCTCTCGGGCGGCCAGCGCCAGCGCGTCGCCATCGGCCGCGCCATCGTCCGCGAGCCGGCCGTCTTCCTCATGGACGAGCCGCTCGCGAACCTCGACGCGAAACTGCGGGTCCACATGCGCACCGAGCTCCAGCGCCTCCACAAGGAGCTGGACACGACCATCATCTACGTCACCCACGACCAGGCCGAGGCGATGACCATGTCCGACCGCATCGCCGTGATGAACGAGGGGCACCTCCAGCAGATCGCCCCGCCGCTGGTCTGTTACGACGAGCCGGCCAACCTCTTCGTGGCGGGGTTCATCGGCTCGCCCGGCATGAACTTCGTCGAGGGGACCGTCGAGGCCGGGGAGATACGGACCGAGGGCTTCGACGTGGCGTTCGACCCCGCGGAGGTCCCCGAACTCGTCGAGGGCGACGACGTGACCATCGGCGTCCGCCCCGAGGACGTCTACCCCGCGAGCGAGGCCGACGAACTCGCCAACCCGACCCGGCGCATCCGCGCCCGGACGGACGTGCTCGAACCGATGGGCGACCAGGTCTTCGTCTACCTCGTCCTGCGCGGCGAGGACGCCGCCGGCGCCGACACCGGCACCAGCGGCGCCGCCAGCGCCCACGGCGCCGACGAACTGCTGATGAGCGTCGAGCCCGACAGCGACCTCGACGCCGACGAGGACATCGAGGTCGTCCTCGACCGCCGGAAGATCCACGTCTTCGACACCGCGAGCGGCGACGCCGTCTGTCACGACATCGTCCGCTCGGAGGCGATGGGCGGCGGCCACCCCGGCGCCCGGGAGGAGACCTGA
- a CDS encoding GNAT family N-acetyltransferase: protein MEHVLLGWPEDGPTLTLDWRAFSYAGKFVMSNTGKAVVRTGEGSGPPVTDDGEAAADVVAAAAFNEDRTDPGVCWIRYITVREDRRGEGIGPDLAAFVAARAADRGYERARIAVNNPFAYQALYRAGFRFTGEETGVAELVLDRPLGDGDDTGGPDGPRGDRSRATYQAGLDVYRERDRSGGGPDLSAAEREFLAEKAGADPPEPVDPPA, encoded by the coding sequence ATGGAGCACGTCCTGCTGGGGTGGCCCGAGGACGGCCCGACGCTGACGCTTGACTGGCGGGCGTTCAGCTACGCCGGGAAGTTCGTGATGTCCAACACGGGGAAGGCCGTCGTCCGGACCGGCGAGGGGTCCGGCCCGCCGGTGACCGACGACGGGGAAGCGGCCGCCGACGTGGTCGCCGCCGCGGCGTTCAACGAGGACCGCACCGACCCGGGCGTCTGCTGGATCCGCTACATCACCGTCCGCGAGGACCGCCGGGGCGAGGGGATCGGCCCGGACCTGGCCGCGTTCGTCGCCGCCCGCGCCGCCGACCGCGGCTACGAGCGCGCCCGCATCGCCGTCAACAACCCCTTCGCCTACCAGGCGCTGTACCGCGCCGGCTTCCGCTTCACCGGCGAGGAGACCGGCGTCGCCGAACTCGTCCTCGACCGACCGCTCGGCGACGGGGACGACACCGGCGGACCCGACGGACCGCGCGGCGACCGCTCGCGGGCGACCTACCAGGCGGGACTCGACGTGTATCGCGAGCGCGACCGGTCCGGCGGCGGTCCGGACCTCTCGGCGGCCGAACGCGAGTTCCTGGCGGAGAAAGCGGGGGCGGACCCGCCCGAGCCCGTCGATCCGCCCGCGTGA